From Bordetella flabilis, the proteins below share one genomic window:
- the aceE gene encoding pyruvate dehydrogenase (acetyl-transferring), homodimeric type produces the protein MSANPLPGAYTAANDEDTLETQEWLEALAAVLDREGPERAHYLLERLIDEARRSGAHIPFSPNTAYVNTIPPGLEPAHPGNLELESRIRAYVRWNAMAMVVRANRHSPPDGGDLGGHIASFASLATMIGTGQNHFWHAESEGHGGDLVYFQGHSSPGVYARAFLEGRITAEQMDHFRQEVDGKGLSSYPHPKLMPEFWQFPTVSMGLGPITAIYQARFLKYLHARGIADTSNRKVWVFCGDGEMDEPESLGAIALAAREKLDNLIFVINCNLQRLDGPVRGNGKIIQELEGDFRGSGWNVIKLIWGGYWDPLLAHDKEGILRRVMEETVDGEYQAYKANDGKFVRENFFGKHPKLLEMVARMSDEDVWRLNRGGHDPHKVYAAFDSAANHKGQPTVILAKTIKGYGMGKVGQAKNPTHQQKKLDVQAVREFRDRFGIPIPDDKLEELPFFKPAEDSAEMKYLHERRQALGGYLPKRRTKADEQLKAPALDVFKPVLEPTGEGREISTTQAFVRSLNQILRDKQLAPRVVPILADESRTFGMEGLFRQIGIYAPEGQKYTPVDKDQVMYYKESADGQLLQEGINEAGAMSSWIAAATSYSTNNRIMIPFYVYYSMFGFQRIGDLAWLAGDMQARGFLIGGTAGRTTLNGEGLQHEDGHSHLMAATIPNCLPYDPTYAHEVAVIIQDGLRRMVENQENVYYYLTVMNENYPHPGLNPGDEEGIVRGMYKLKTVGKGKLRVQLMGSGTILREVQAAQDLLDADWGVASDVWSVTSFTLLRRDGMDAERHNLLHPEAKKPLVPYVTQQLEKTQGPIIASTDYMKLFADQIRPYVPKGREYRVLGTDGFGRSDFRYKLREHFEIDRHFVVVAALKALADEGAVPVSKVAEAIKKYGINPDKANPQYA, from the coding sequence ATGTCTGCTAATCCCCTGCCTGGCGCCTACACGGCAGCCAACGATGAAGACACCCTTGAGACCCAGGAGTGGCTCGAAGCGCTGGCGGCAGTGCTCGATCGCGAAGGTCCCGAACGTGCCCATTATCTGCTGGAACGGTTGATCGACGAGGCGCGCCGCTCGGGCGCCCATATCCCGTTCTCGCCCAATACCGCGTATGTAAACACGATTCCGCCCGGCCTGGAGCCGGCGCATCCGGGCAACCTGGAACTGGAATCGCGCATCCGCGCCTATGTGCGTTGGAACGCCATGGCCATGGTGGTGCGCGCCAACCGCCATTCGCCTCCGGACGGCGGCGACCTGGGCGGCCATATCGCCTCCTTCGCTTCGCTGGCCACCATGATAGGCACCGGCCAGAATCACTTCTGGCACGCCGAGAGCGAAGGCCACGGCGGCGACCTGGTGTACTTCCAGGGCCACTCGTCGCCCGGCGTCTACGCGCGCGCCTTCCTGGAAGGCCGCATCACCGCCGAACAGATGGATCACTTCCGCCAGGAAGTGGATGGCAAGGGGCTGTCGTCCTATCCGCATCCCAAGCTGATGCCGGAGTTCTGGCAATTCCCGACGGTGTCCATGGGCCTGGGCCCGATCACCGCCATCTACCAGGCGCGCTTCCTGAAGTACCTGCATGCCCGCGGCATCGCCGATACGTCCAACCGCAAGGTATGGGTCTTCTGCGGCGACGGCGAAATGGACGAGCCCGAATCTCTGGGCGCGATCGCCCTGGCCGCGCGCGAAAAGCTCGACAACCTGATCTTCGTCATCAACTGCAACCTGCAACGCCTGGACGGCCCGGTGCGCGGCAACGGCAAGATCATCCAGGAACTGGAAGGCGACTTCCGCGGCAGCGGCTGGAACGTCATCAAGCTGATCTGGGGCGGCTATTGGGATCCGCTGCTGGCCCATGACAAGGAAGGCATCCTGCGCCGCGTGATGGAAGAGACCGTCGACGGCGAATACCAGGCCTACAAGGCCAATGACGGCAAGTTCGTGCGCGAGAATTTTTTCGGCAAGCATCCCAAGCTGCTGGAAATGGTCGCCCGCATGAGCGACGAGGACGTGTGGCGCCTGAACCGTGGCGGCCACGATCCGCACAAGGTGTACGCGGCGTTCGACTCGGCGGCCAACCACAAGGGCCAGCCCACCGTCATCCTGGCCAAGACCATCAAGGGTTATGGCATGGGCAAGGTCGGCCAGGCCAAGAACCCCACGCACCAGCAGAAGAAGCTGGACGTGCAGGCCGTGCGTGAATTCCGCGACCGCTTCGGCATTCCGATTCCCGACGACAAGCTCGAGGAACTGCCGTTCTTCAAGCCGGCCGAGGACTCGGCGGAGATGAAGTACCTGCACGAGCGCCGCCAGGCCCTGGGCGGATACCTGCCCAAGCGCCGCACCAAGGCCGACGAGCAGTTGAAGGCCCCGGCGCTGGACGTCTTCAAGCCGGTGCTGGAGCCGACTGGTGAAGGCCGCGAAATCTCCACCACGCAGGCTTTCGTGCGTTCGCTGAACCAGATCCTGCGCGACAAGCAGCTGGCGCCGCGCGTGGTGCCTATCCTGGCCGACGAGTCGCGCACTTTCGGCATGGAAGGCCTGTTCCGCCAGATCGGCATCTATGCGCCGGAAGGCCAGAAGTACACCCCGGTCGACAAGGACCAGGTCATGTACTACAAGGAGTCGGCCGACGGCCAACTGCTGCAGGAAGGCATCAACGAGGCGGGCGCCATGAGCTCGTGGATCGCGGCGGCGACGTCGTATTCCACGAACAACCGCATCATGATCCCGTTCTATGTGTACTACTCGATGTTCGGTTTCCAGCGCATCGGGGACCTGGCCTGGCTGGCCGGCGACATGCAGGCGCGCGGCTTCCTGATCGGCGGAACGGCCGGCCGGACCACGCTGAACGGCGAGGGCCTGCAGCACGAGGACGGCCACAGCCACCTGATGGCCGCGACCATCCCGAACTGCCTGCCCTACGACCCGACCTACGCGCACGAAGTCGCGGTGATCATCCAGGACGGCCTGCGCCGCATGGTCGAGAACCAGGAGAACGTGTACTACTACCTGACCGTGATGAACGAGAACTACCCGCACCCGGGCCTGAATCCGGGCGACGAGGAAGGCATCGTGCGCGGCATGTACAAGCTGAAGACCGTGGGCAAGGGCAAGCTGCGCGTGCAACTGATGGGCTCGGGCACCATCCTGCGCGAAGTGCAGGCCGCCCAGGATCTGCTGGACGCCGACTGGGGCGTGGCGTCGGACGTGTGGAGCGTGACCAGCTTCACGCTGCTGCGCCGCGACGGCATGGACGCCGAGCGCCACAACCTGCTGCATCCGGAGGCCAAAAAGCCGCTGGTGCCGTATGTCACGCAGCAACTGGAGAAGACGCAGGGCCCGATCATCGCGTCGACCGACTATATGAAGCTGTTCGCCGACCAGATCCGGCCATACGTGCCCAAGGGCCGCGAATACCGGGTGCTGGGCACGGATGGTTTCGGCCGCTCCGATTTCCGCTACAAACTGCGCGAGCATTTCGAGATCGACCGCCACTTCGTCGTGGTGGCCGCCCTGAAGGCGCTTGCGGACGAAGGCGCCGTGCCGGTGTCCAAGGTGGCCGAGGCCATCAAGAAGTACGGCATCAATCCCGACAAAGCCAACCCGCAATACGCCTGA